The following proteins are co-located in the Carassius auratus strain Wakin chromosome 7, ASM336829v1, whole genome shotgun sequence genome:
- the map4k2 gene encoding mitogen-activated protein kinase kinase kinase kinase 2 isoform X2: MNTIGVSFLDPLDYYEIIQRIGSGTYGDVFKARNIRSSEMAAIKIVKLDPGDDITSIQQEITMMKECKHKNIVAYYGTYHRNTKLWICMEYCGGGSLQDIYQVTGPLKEKQIAYICRETLQGLNHLHETGKIHRDIKGANILLTDRGDVKLADFGVAAEISASVAKRKSFIGTPYWMAPEVAAVEKKGGYNHLCDIWAAGITAIELAELQPPMFDLHPMRALMLMSKSSFQPPKLKDKSKWSSGFHSFVKMCLIKSPRKRPTAETLLQHPFVTQLLTRKLMIELLDMASNPDLHHPPNLEENEEANITAPDTIQSKGKHMPVERSLSEEQFNQVKFTPPRRKETEPYPDLGSCDDWSISGDEPESPGLLESVEEELQQRCLIVKRLSQFEWSKRKSELFSPPPVSATTSLPPMSSLDSDLEDKDLTLQPSATLCPETVSSPKTVLLRCTGSQDVRHWCSDPCAPDGNDTQNKQRTLTRTLSRDTPLSPEWSTMRKKTEDSMGACFTKVFNGCPLTIHCAETWVLPKTRDQYLILGAEEGVYILNLNELHEDTLEKLLPQRCTWLYVMNNVLMSISGKSSHLYSHRLTALFEQRGHLQRKQGHLSLGTNRFTERIIHRKFAVSVKIADTKGCRKCSVARNPYTDSTFLCAAVPSGLVLLLWYEPLQKFMHLKHIAVPLPDPLPIFELLVLMTDELPQLCVGVQESLQQQNERQLKFDIIHLNGTPSPQPDSETVRAVQVTQLDRDTVLIALEKMVKIVNMQGVPSEELASKLEFDFPIETLVCLEESVLAFWKHGLKGLSLHNCEVTQEITDESRVFKVLGTHRDIVLQSTPTENPSATSNLYILTGHQSSY, translated from the exons ATGAATACTATAGGAGTTTCATTTTTGGATCCCTTGGATTATTATGAGATTATTCAAAGGATCGGTAGCGGCACTTATGGAGATGTCTTTAAG GCTAGAAACATTAGGAGCTCAGAAATGGCTGCTATCAAAATTGTTAAACTGGATCCAG GTGATGATATCACCTCTATCCAGCAGGAGATAACAATGATGAAGGAGTGTAAGCATAAGAACATCGTGGCTTATTATGGCACTTACCACAG GAATACTAAATTGTGGATCTGCATGGAATACTGTGGGGGAGGATCACTGCAGGATATCTACCAAG TAACTGGACCTTTAAAGGAAAAACAGATTGCTTACATCTGCAGGGAAACACTCCAG GGTTTGAATCATCTCCATGAGACAGGCAAAATACACAGAGACATCAAG GGAGCTAATATTCTTCTTACTGATCGTGGAGATGTCAAGCTGG CTGATTTTGGGGTTGCGGCTGAGATCAGTGCTTCTGTTGCCAAGAGGAAGTCCTTCATAGGAACTCCCTACTG GATGGCCCCTGAGGTGGCTGCAGTGGAAAAGAAGGGTGGATATAACCATCTGTGTGATATCTGGGCAGCTGGCATCACCGCCATTGAATTGGCAGAGCTACAGCCACCTATGTTTGACCTTCATCCCATGCG AGCTCTGATGTTGATGTCTAAGAGCAGCTTCCAGCCTCCCAAACTAAAAGACAAGAGCAAATG GTCTTCAGGGTTTCATAGCTTTGTGAAGATGTGTTTGATCAAAAGTCCTCGCAAGAGGCCGACAGCAGAAACTCTTCTCCAG CACCCTTTCGTAACACAGTTACTCACCAGAAAATTGATGATTGAGCTACTGGACATGGCAAGTAATCCAGACCTCCATCATCCACCCAATCTTGAAGAGAATGAAGAG gcaAACATTACAGCTCCAGATACAATCCAGTCTAAAGGGAAACATATGCCAGTGGAGAGAAGCTTATCAGAAGAACAAT ttaaccAGGTCAAGTTTACCCCTCCCAGGAGGAAAGAGACTGAACCCTATCCTGACCTG GGATCGTGTGATGATTGGAGCATATCTGGAGATGAACCAGAGTCACC GGGTCTTTTGGAAAGTGTGGAGGAGGAGTTACAGCAGAG GTGTTTGATAGTAAAAAGACTCTCACAATTTGAG TGGAGTAAGAGGAAAAGTGAACTGTTTAGCCCACCACCCGTCTCTGCTACGACATCACTTCCTCCCATGAGCTCTTTAGACTCTGATCTGGAGGACAAGGACCTTACACTTCAACCCAGTGCTACTCTTTGCCCTGAAACAGTATCAAGTCCGAAAACAG TGTTGTTGAGGTGTACAGGCAGTCAGGATGTGCGGCACTGGTGCAGCGACCCTTGTGCTCCTGATGGTAATGACACCCAGAACAAACAGAGGACTCTTACAAGGACTCTCAGCAGAGACACGCCTCTCTCTCCCGAGTGGAGCACCATGAGGAAGAAAACAGAGGACTCT ATGGGAGCCTGTTTTACTAAAGTATTTAACGGATGTCCACTGACAATTCACTGTGCAGAAACATGGGTTTTGCCCAAAACAAGAG ATCAGTATTTAATTCTGGGTGCGGAGGAGGGTGTTTATATCCTTAACTTAAATGAACTGCATGAAGACACCTTAGAAAAG TTGCTTCCACAGAGATGCACTTGGCTTTACGTCATGAATAATGTCTTAATGTCCATCTCTG gTAAGTCATCTCATCTCTACTCTCATAGACTGACAGCTCTGTTTGAGCAGCGAGGGCACTTGCAGAGGAAACAGGGTCACTTGTCCCTCGGCACCAACCGCTTCACAGAACGAATTATCCACAG GAAGTTTGCTGTGTCTGTGAAGATTGCAGACACCAAGGGATGTCGGAAGTGCAGCGTGG CTCGTAACCCATACACAGATAGTACATTCTTATGTGCTGCTGTTCCCTCTGGCCTTGTGCTACTATTGTGGTATGAACCACTGCAGAAATTCATGCATCTCAAG CACATTGCAGTGCCCCTGCCGGACCCATTGCCCATCTTTGAGCTGCTGGTGTTAATGACAGATGAGCTTCCTCAGCTCTGTGTGGGCGTCCAGGAAAGCCTCCAACAGCAAAATGAACGACAGCTAAAGTTTGACATCATCCACCTGAACGGCACACCAAGCCCTCAGCCAG ACAGTGAGACAGTAAGAGCTGTACAAGTGACACAACTGGACAGAGACACGGTTTTAATTGCACTGGAAA AAATGGTGAAGATTGTCAATATGCAGGGTGTCCCCAGCGAGGAGTTAGCATCTAAACTGGAGTTTGACTTCCCAATCGAGACTTTAG TTTGTTTAGAAGAAAGTGTTTTAGCTTTCTGGAAACATGGGCTTAAAGGACTTAGTCTGCACAACTGTGAG GTAACACAAGAAATCACAGACGAAAGCCGAGTGTTCAAAGTTTTAGGCACGCACAG AGACATTGTTTTGCAAAGCACCCCAACTGAAAACCCTTCAGCCACTagcaatttatacattttaacagGTCACCAGAGCAGCTACTGA
- the map4k2 gene encoding mitogen-activated protein kinase kinase kinase kinase 2 isoform X1 has product MNTIGVSFLDPLDYYEIIQRIGSGTYGDVFKARNIRSSEMAAIKIVKLDPGDDITSIQQEITMMKECKHKNIVAYYGTYHRNTKLWICMEYCGGGSLQDIYQVTGPLKEKQIAYICRETLQGLNHLHETGKIHRDIKGANILLTDRGDVKLADFGVAAEISASVAKRKSFIGTPYWMAPEVAAVEKKGGYNHLCDIWAAGITAIELAELQPPMFDLHPMRALMLMSKSSFQPPKLKDKSKWSSGFHSFVKMCLIKSPRKRPTAETLLQHPFVTQLLTRKLMIELLDMASNPDLHHPPNLEENEEANITAPDTIQSKGKHMPVERSLSEEQFNQVKFTPPRRKETEPYPDLGSCDDWSISGDEPESPGLLESVEEELQQRCLIVKRLSQFEWSKRKSELFSPPPVSATTSLPPMSSLDSDLEDKDLTLQPSATLCPETVSSPKTVLLRCTGSQDVRHWCSDPCAPDGNDTQNKQRTLTRTLSRDTPLSPEWSTMRKKTEDSRADSHGLPPTPQVYMGACFTKVFNGCPLTIHCAETWVLPKTRDQYLILGAEEGVYILNLNELHEDTLEKLLPQRCTWLYVMNNVLMSISGKSSHLYSHRLTALFEQRGHLQRKQGHLSLGTNRFTERIIHRKFAVSVKIADTKGCRKCSVARNPYTDSTFLCAAVPSGLVLLLWYEPLQKFMHLKHIAVPLPDPLPIFELLVLMTDELPQLCVGVQESLQQQNERQLKFDIIHLNGTPSPQPDSETVRAVQVTQLDRDTVLIALEKMVKIVNMQGVPSEELASKLEFDFPIETLVCLEESVLAFWKHGLKGLSLHNCEVTQEITDESRVFKVLGTHRDIVLQSTPTENPSATSNLYILTGHQSSY; this is encoded by the exons ATGAATACTATAGGAGTTTCATTTTTGGATCCCTTGGATTATTATGAGATTATTCAAAGGATCGGTAGCGGCACTTATGGAGATGTCTTTAAG GCTAGAAACATTAGGAGCTCAGAAATGGCTGCTATCAAAATTGTTAAACTGGATCCAG GTGATGATATCACCTCTATCCAGCAGGAGATAACAATGATGAAGGAGTGTAAGCATAAGAACATCGTGGCTTATTATGGCACTTACCACAG GAATACTAAATTGTGGATCTGCATGGAATACTGTGGGGGAGGATCACTGCAGGATATCTACCAAG TAACTGGACCTTTAAAGGAAAAACAGATTGCTTACATCTGCAGGGAAACACTCCAG GGTTTGAATCATCTCCATGAGACAGGCAAAATACACAGAGACATCAAG GGAGCTAATATTCTTCTTACTGATCGTGGAGATGTCAAGCTGG CTGATTTTGGGGTTGCGGCTGAGATCAGTGCTTCTGTTGCCAAGAGGAAGTCCTTCATAGGAACTCCCTACTG GATGGCCCCTGAGGTGGCTGCAGTGGAAAAGAAGGGTGGATATAACCATCTGTGTGATATCTGGGCAGCTGGCATCACCGCCATTGAATTGGCAGAGCTACAGCCACCTATGTTTGACCTTCATCCCATGCG AGCTCTGATGTTGATGTCTAAGAGCAGCTTCCAGCCTCCCAAACTAAAAGACAAGAGCAAATG GTCTTCAGGGTTTCATAGCTTTGTGAAGATGTGTTTGATCAAAAGTCCTCGCAAGAGGCCGACAGCAGAAACTCTTCTCCAG CACCCTTTCGTAACACAGTTACTCACCAGAAAATTGATGATTGAGCTACTGGACATGGCAAGTAATCCAGACCTCCATCATCCACCCAATCTTGAAGAGAATGAAGAG gcaAACATTACAGCTCCAGATACAATCCAGTCTAAAGGGAAACATATGCCAGTGGAGAGAAGCTTATCAGAAGAACAAT ttaaccAGGTCAAGTTTACCCCTCCCAGGAGGAAAGAGACTGAACCCTATCCTGACCTG GGATCGTGTGATGATTGGAGCATATCTGGAGATGAACCAGAGTCACC GGGTCTTTTGGAAAGTGTGGAGGAGGAGTTACAGCAGAG GTGTTTGATAGTAAAAAGACTCTCACAATTTGAG TGGAGTAAGAGGAAAAGTGAACTGTTTAGCCCACCACCCGTCTCTGCTACGACATCACTTCCTCCCATGAGCTCTTTAGACTCTGATCTGGAGGACAAGGACCTTACACTTCAACCCAGTGCTACTCTTTGCCCTGAAACAGTATCAAGTCCGAAAACAG TGTTGTTGAGGTGTACAGGCAGTCAGGATGTGCGGCACTGGTGCAGCGACCCTTGTGCTCCTGATGGTAATGACACCCAGAACAAACAGAGGACTCTTACAAGGACTCTCAGCAGAGACACGCCTCTCTCTCCCGAGTGGAGCACCATGAGGAAGAAAACAGAGGACTCT AGAGCCGACTCTCATGGACTTCCTCCCACTCCCCAAGTCTAT ATGGGAGCCTGTTTTACTAAAGTATTTAACGGATGTCCACTGACAATTCACTGTGCAGAAACATGGGTTTTGCCCAAAACAAGAG ATCAGTATTTAATTCTGGGTGCGGAGGAGGGTGTTTATATCCTTAACTTAAATGAACTGCATGAAGACACCTTAGAAAAG TTGCTTCCACAGAGATGCACTTGGCTTTACGTCATGAATAATGTCTTAATGTCCATCTCTG gTAAGTCATCTCATCTCTACTCTCATAGACTGACAGCTCTGTTTGAGCAGCGAGGGCACTTGCAGAGGAAACAGGGTCACTTGTCCCTCGGCACCAACCGCTTCACAGAACGAATTATCCACAG GAAGTTTGCTGTGTCTGTGAAGATTGCAGACACCAAGGGATGTCGGAAGTGCAGCGTGG CTCGTAACCCATACACAGATAGTACATTCTTATGTGCTGCTGTTCCCTCTGGCCTTGTGCTACTATTGTGGTATGAACCACTGCAGAAATTCATGCATCTCAAG CACATTGCAGTGCCCCTGCCGGACCCATTGCCCATCTTTGAGCTGCTGGTGTTAATGACAGATGAGCTTCCTCAGCTCTGTGTGGGCGTCCAGGAAAGCCTCCAACAGCAAAATGAACGACAGCTAAAGTTTGACATCATCCACCTGAACGGCACACCAAGCCCTCAGCCAG ACAGTGAGACAGTAAGAGCTGTACAAGTGACACAACTGGACAGAGACACGGTTTTAATTGCACTGGAAA AAATGGTGAAGATTGTCAATATGCAGGGTGTCCCCAGCGAGGAGTTAGCATCTAAACTGGAGTTTGACTTCCCAATCGAGACTTTAG TTTGTTTAGAAGAAAGTGTTTTAGCTTTCTGGAAACATGGGCTTAAAGGACTTAGTCTGCACAACTGTGAG GTAACACAAGAAATCACAGACGAAAGCCGAGTGTTCAAAGTTTTAGGCACGCACAG AGACATTGTTTTGCAAAGCACCCCAACTGAAAACCCTTCAGCCACTagcaatttatacattttaacagGTCACCAGAGCAGCTACTGA
- the map4k2 gene encoding mitogen-activated protein kinase kinase kinase kinase 2 isoform X3 — MMKECKHKNIVAYYGTYHRNTKLWICMEYCGGGSLQDIYQVTGPLKEKQIAYICRETLQGLNHLHETGKIHRDIKGANILLTDRGDVKLADFGVAAEISASVAKRKSFIGTPYWMAPEVAAVEKKGGYNHLCDIWAAGITAIELAELQPPMFDLHPMRALMLMSKSSFQPPKLKDKSKWSSGFHSFVKMCLIKSPRKRPTAETLLQHPFVTQLLTRKLMIELLDMASNPDLHHPPNLEENEEANITAPDTIQSKGKHMPVERSLSEEQFNQVKFTPPRRKETEPYPDLGSCDDWSISGDEPESPGLLESVEEELQQRCLIVKRLSQFEWSKRKSELFSPPPVSATTSLPPMSSLDSDLEDKDLTLQPSATLCPETVSSPKTVLLRCTGSQDVRHWCSDPCAPDGNDTQNKQRTLTRTLSRDTPLSPEWSTMRKKTEDSRADSHGLPPTPQVYMGACFTKVFNGCPLTIHCAETWVLPKTRDQYLILGAEEGVYILNLNELHEDTLEKLLPQRCTWLYVMNNVLMSISGKSSHLYSHRLTALFEQRGHLQRKQGHLSLGTNRFTERIIHRKFAVSVKIADTKGCRKCSVARNPYTDSTFLCAAVPSGLVLLLWYEPLQKFMHLKHIAVPLPDPLPIFELLVLMTDELPQLCVGVQESLQQQNERQLKFDIIHLNGTPSPQPDSETVRAVQVTQLDRDTVLIALEKMVKIVNMQGVPSEELASKLEFDFPIETLVCLEESVLAFWKHGLKGLSLHNCEVTQEITDESRVFKVLGTHRDIVLQSTPTENPSATSNLYILTGHQSSY, encoded by the exons ATGATGAAGGAGTGTAAGCATAAGAACATCGTGGCTTATTATGGCACTTACCACAG GAATACTAAATTGTGGATCTGCATGGAATACTGTGGGGGAGGATCACTGCAGGATATCTACCAAG TAACTGGACCTTTAAAGGAAAAACAGATTGCTTACATCTGCAGGGAAACACTCCAG GGTTTGAATCATCTCCATGAGACAGGCAAAATACACAGAGACATCAAG GGAGCTAATATTCTTCTTACTGATCGTGGAGATGTCAAGCTGG CTGATTTTGGGGTTGCGGCTGAGATCAGTGCTTCTGTTGCCAAGAGGAAGTCCTTCATAGGAACTCCCTACTG GATGGCCCCTGAGGTGGCTGCAGTGGAAAAGAAGGGTGGATATAACCATCTGTGTGATATCTGGGCAGCTGGCATCACCGCCATTGAATTGGCAGAGCTACAGCCACCTATGTTTGACCTTCATCCCATGCG AGCTCTGATGTTGATGTCTAAGAGCAGCTTCCAGCCTCCCAAACTAAAAGACAAGAGCAAATG GTCTTCAGGGTTTCATAGCTTTGTGAAGATGTGTTTGATCAAAAGTCCTCGCAAGAGGCCGACAGCAGAAACTCTTCTCCAG CACCCTTTCGTAACACAGTTACTCACCAGAAAATTGATGATTGAGCTACTGGACATGGCAAGTAATCCAGACCTCCATCATCCACCCAATCTTGAAGAGAATGAAGAG gcaAACATTACAGCTCCAGATACAATCCAGTCTAAAGGGAAACATATGCCAGTGGAGAGAAGCTTATCAGAAGAACAAT ttaaccAGGTCAAGTTTACCCCTCCCAGGAGGAAAGAGACTGAACCCTATCCTGACCTG GGATCGTGTGATGATTGGAGCATATCTGGAGATGAACCAGAGTCACC GGGTCTTTTGGAAAGTGTGGAGGAGGAGTTACAGCAGAG GTGTTTGATAGTAAAAAGACTCTCACAATTTGAG TGGAGTAAGAGGAAAAGTGAACTGTTTAGCCCACCACCCGTCTCTGCTACGACATCACTTCCTCCCATGAGCTCTTTAGACTCTGATCTGGAGGACAAGGACCTTACACTTCAACCCAGTGCTACTCTTTGCCCTGAAACAGTATCAAGTCCGAAAACAG TGTTGTTGAGGTGTACAGGCAGTCAGGATGTGCGGCACTGGTGCAGCGACCCTTGTGCTCCTGATGGTAATGACACCCAGAACAAACAGAGGACTCTTACAAGGACTCTCAGCAGAGACACGCCTCTCTCTCCCGAGTGGAGCACCATGAGGAAGAAAACAGAGGACTCT AGAGCCGACTCTCATGGACTTCCTCCCACTCCCCAAGTCTAT ATGGGAGCCTGTTTTACTAAAGTATTTAACGGATGTCCACTGACAATTCACTGTGCAGAAACATGGGTTTTGCCCAAAACAAGAG ATCAGTATTTAATTCTGGGTGCGGAGGAGGGTGTTTATATCCTTAACTTAAATGAACTGCATGAAGACACCTTAGAAAAG TTGCTTCCACAGAGATGCACTTGGCTTTACGTCATGAATAATGTCTTAATGTCCATCTCTG gTAAGTCATCTCATCTCTACTCTCATAGACTGACAGCTCTGTTTGAGCAGCGAGGGCACTTGCAGAGGAAACAGGGTCACTTGTCCCTCGGCACCAACCGCTTCACAGAACGAATTATCCACAG GAAGTTTGCTGTGTCTGTGAAGATTGCAGACACCAAGGGATGTCGGAAGTGCAGCGTGG CTCGTAACCCATACACAGATAGTACATTCTTATGTGCTGCTGTTCCCTCTGGCCTTGTGCTACTATTGTGGTATGAACCACTGCAGAAATTCATGCATCTCAAG CACATTGCAGTGCCCCTGCCGGACCCATTGCCCATCTTTGAGCTGCTGGTGTTAATGACAGATGAGCTTCCTCAGCTCTGTGTGGGCGTCCAGGAAAGCCTCCAACAGCAAAATGAACGACAGCTAAAGTTTGACATCATCCACCTGAACGGCACACCAAGCCCTCAGCCAG ACAGTGAGACAGTAAGAGCTGTACAAGTGACACAACTGGACAGAGACACGGTTTTAATTGCACTGGAAA AAATGGTGAAGATTGTCAATATGCAGGGTGTCCCCAGCGAGGAGTTAGCATCTAAACTGGAGTTTGACTTCCCAATCGAGACTTTAG TTTGTTTAGAAGAAAGTGTTTTAGCTTTCTGGAAACATGGGCTTAAAGGACTTAGTCTGCACAACTGTGAG GTAACACAAGAAATCACAGACGAAAGCCGAGTGTTCAAAGTTTTAGGCACGCACAG AGACATTGTTTTGCAAAGCACCCCAACTGAAAACCCTTCAGCCACTagcaatttatacattttaacagGTCACCAGAGCAGCTACTGA